The following are encoded together in the Acidicapsa ligni genome:
- a CDS encoding penicillin acylase family protein, which yields MPKGWLRRLLWSLAGLVIVVLLAVGAGFVWVHVAMTDSLPVIDGTLKVTGLGAPVIIRRDAHGTPHIQAASIDDLLLAQGYVTAQDRLWQMDILRRNSAGDLAEILGSTLLDHDRTQRVLQFRNVAQRVYNSLPDADRHRTEQYARGVNLFIQQNQDHLPAEFRFLHYKPHPWTGVDSILIGLNMVQILDSHWDVKLSREQISEHLHNPKLEADLYPVGSWRDQPPTAAVADMTQPHPAPSSTEDEETDQTQAKAQIKTQAKAHGERDRAPQISSLLGLETNSSVPPHEDVHEGLHEDSSVLRQLLGLPSCEGCTPGSNNWVIAGKHTASGKPLLSNDMHLGLTVPNIWYMADLSAPGLHVAGVTLPGMPLVIAGHNEHVAWGFTALYADVQDLYVEKLDGKGNYAGSDGKWLPLTHAHEVIHVRFGKDVPVDIELTPHGPLLNPLFRREKRPIALHWTLYDPAVAGIPLYEINTAANWQQFSAALGAWCWPTQNVVYADDAGHIAYHAIGKVPLRPGGLTGTPIQFSADTKQHEWQGYIPFDEMPFAYDPPSGLLATANSRVTPNDTKFPLTLEWPDPYRAERIYMDLRGRDKLTREDMLAVQTDIYSEVDQELAHRFAYAIDHTDGVDARLRQAADLLRSWDGRMSTDSAAASILPLTREAFWPLILQPKLGSDAEDYHWSESNFAEEEIIMHGATSPSDAAGAVSTNEWLPSNYKNWDALLTDAVRKGLDRGHAPTDLSHWNYGSWHVVDLEHPLFGVIPLIKNWSGTGEQPLSGGGNTIKQVGRAFGPSQRFTMDWSAPDASTENIVLGESGNAASPWFRDQWGIWYNGTTFPLPFSTSAVASQTTHTLQLVP from the coding sequence ATGCCTAAAGGCTGGTTGCGTCGTTTGCTTTGGTCTCTCGCAGGACTTGTCATCGTTGTCCTGCTGGCGGTCGGCGCTGGATTTGTCTGGGTGCATGTCGCGATGACGGATTCTCTTCCTGTCATCGATGGCACGCTCAAAGTCACCGGCCTCGGCGCGCCCGTGATCATTCGCCGCGATGCCCACGGCACTCCGCATATTCAGGCCGCCAGCATTGACGATCTATTGCTTGCCCAGGGCTACGTTACTGCGCAGGACCGCCTGTGGCAGATGGACATCCTGCGCCGCAACTCTGCCGGGGATCTGGCCGAAATTCTCGGCAGCACGCTCCTCGATCACGACAGAACACAGCGCGTCCTCCAGTTTCGCAACGTCGCCCAGCGCGTCTACAACAGCCTGCCTGACGCGGACCGCCATCGCACCGAACAATACGCGCGCGGCGTCAATCTTTTCATCCAGCAGAATCAGGATCACCTGCCAGCGGAGTTCCGGTTCCTTCACTACAAGCCCCACCCGTGGACTGGCGTGGACTCCATCCTGATCGGCCTGAACATGGTGCAGATACTGGACAGCCATTGGGATGTGAAACTCAGCCGCGAACAAATCTCCGAGCATCTGCATAATCCAAAGCTCGAAGCCGACCTGTATCCCGTAGGCTCGTGGCGCGATCAGCCTCCCACTGCAGCGGTCGCCGACATGACCCAGCCTCACCCGGCTCCGTCCTCCACGGAAGATGAAGAGACGGATCAGACACAGGCCAAGGCGCAGATCAAGACACAGGCTAAAGCGCATGGGGAACGAGACCGGGCGCCCCAGATCTCGTCGCTCCTGGGACTTGAAACGAATTCATCCGTGCCACCACACGAAGACGTACATGAAGGCCTGCACGAAGACTCAAGCGTCCTGCGCCAACTGCTGGGCCTGCCATCCTGCGAAGGCTGCACCCCCGGCTCCAACAACTGGGTCATTGCCGGTAAACATACCGCCAGCGGAAAGCCTCTGCTCTCCAATGACATGCATCTCGGTCTTACCGTCCCTAATATCTGGTACATGGCCGACCTTAGCGCCCCTGGTCTTCACGTCGCCGGAGTCACCCTGCCCGGTATGCCCCTGGTCATCGCCGGACACAACGAACATGTTGCCTGGGGCTTCACCGCGCTTTACGCCGACGTGCAGGACCTCTATGTCGAAAAGCTCGACGGCAAGGGCAACTACGCAGGCAGCGATGGCAAGTGGCTTCCACTCACCCACGCCCATGAGGTCATCCATGTCCGCTTCGGCAAAGACGTTCCTGTAGACATTGAACTCACGCCCCACGGCCCGCTTCTCAATCCTTTGTTCAGGCGCGAAAAACGCCCCATCGCCCTGCACTGGACGCTCTACGACCCTGCCGTGGCAGGCATCCCGCTCTACGAAATCAACACTGCCGCCAACTGGCAGCAGTTCTCTGCCGCTCTCGGAGCCTGGTGCTGGCCCACGCAAAACGTCGTCTATGCGGACGACGCAGGACACATCGCCTACCACGCAATCGGCAAAGTTCCACTACGCCCCGGCGGTCTGACTGGCACCCCTATCCAATTTTCAGCAGACACCAAACAGCACGAGTGGCAGGGCTACATTCCCTTCGATGAAATGCCTTTTGCCTATGATCCTCCATCCGGTCTGCTCGCCACGGCCAACTCCCGTGTAACGCCCAACGACACCAAGTTTCCTCTCACATTGGAATGGCCGGATCCTTACCGTGCGGAGCGCATCTACATGGACCTGCGTGGACGCGACAAGCTCACTCGCGAAGATATGCTGGCCGTCCAGACCGATATCTACAGCGAAGTCGACCAGGAGCTGGCCCACCGCTTCGCCTATGCCATTGACCACACCGATGGAGTCGATGCGCGTCTCAGGCAGGCCGCCGACTTACTGCGCAGTTGGGATGGCCGTATGTCGACTGACTCCGCAGCAGCGTCCATTCTTCCTCTCACCCGCGAGGCCTTCTGGCCGCTTATCCTTCAGCCCAAACTCGGCAGCGACGCCGAAGATTACCATTGGTCGGAATCCAACTTCGCCGAAGAAGAAATCATTATGCACGGCGCAACGTCCCCCAGCGACGCTGCGGGAGCAGTCTCCACCAACGAATGGCTGCCATCCAACTATAAAAACTGGGACGCGCTCCTGACCGACGCTGTGCGCAAAGGCCTCGATCGCGGCCATGCGCCCACAGATCTCTCTCACTGGAACTACGGTTCCTGGCACGTCGTCGATCTGGAGCACCCTCTTTTCGGCGTGATTCCGCTTATCAAAAACTGGTCCGGCACAGGTGAGCAACCCCTGAGCGGCGGCGGCAATACAATCAAGCAAGTCGGCCGCGCCTTCGGGCCCAGCCAACGCTTTACCATGGACTGGAGCGCGCCTGACGCCTCAACCGAAAACATTGTGCTCGGCGAAAGCGGCAATGCCGCCAGCCCCTGGTTCCGCGATCAATGGGGCATCTGGTACAACGGAACAACCTTTCCGCTGCCCTTCTCCACGTCTGCGGTTGCCTCTCAGACTACCCATACTCTCCAACTGGTGCCGTAG
- a CDS encoding phosphopantetheine-binding protein, with protein MGLDSVELVMRIEEEFGIDLPDAELSSIRTVGDLYRLVMTKMQTGPSTRISRAFYSLRRAMMACLGLPRNAIHPITKLAPLLPKPTRIAAWKSLAEVSQLEFPKLRHPRWARDTIRVLTAAAAIAFFAFMVSWTHPWGLLWLPLLGVTAVVAFVVFSGVYAATSFLARELPVRKVGELAEVLLGMNLMRFDADSKITQPLSTQDIWQRLVYIFCDQTALNWEEITPESRIAEDLGID; from the coding sequence ATGGGACTGGACTCGGTCGAACTCGTAATGCGCATCGAAGAAGAGTTCGGCATTGATCTCCCCGACGCCGAATTGAGTTCAATCAGAACGGTGGGCGACCTCTATCGCCTCGTCATGACCAAGATGCAAACAGGCCCATCCACCCGCATCAGCCGGGCTTTTTACAGCCTGCGCCGTGCCATGATGGCGTGCCTCGGCCTGCCCCGCAACGCAATCCACCCCATCACCAAACTTGCACCTTTACTGCCCAAACCCACGCGGATCGCGGCCTGGAAAAGCCTCGCGGAAGTCAGCCAACTCGAGTTTCCCAAACTGCGCCATCCCCGCTGGGCCAGGGACACAATCCGCGTTCTCACCGCTGCAGCTGCTATCGCGTTCTTCGCCTTTATGGTGAGCTGGACTCATCCCTGGGGCCTGCTCTGGCTCCCGCTGCTGGGTGTCACAGCCGTTGTAGCATTCGTGGTTTTCAGTGGTGTTTACGCTGCGACATCGTTCCTGGCTCGCGAACTCCCCGTCCGCAAAGTTGGAGAACTGGCCGAGGTTCTTCTAGGCATGAATCTGATGAGATTCGATGCTGACAGCAAAATCACTCAACCCCTGAGTACACAGGACATCTGGCAGCGCCTCGTCTATATTTTCTGCGACCAGACGGCACTCAATTGGGAAGAGATCACCCCGGAATCCCGCATCGCCGAAGACCTGGGCATCGACTGA
- a CDS encoding glycoside hydrolase family 130 protein, with amino-acid sequence MGLLRSLLILFTALSAVPGLAQSAVSGQADWALGPFTRPVDEPILKPQPNSIFHDPLKPEPAHWEALHTFNPAAVVRHGKVMVLYRAEDDSGSMQIGGRTSRLGLAESADGIHFTRMPEPVFYAQEDSQKPREWPGGVEDPRLVEAPDGTYVLTYTQWNRTTYSIGIATSPDLVYWTKHGPALGDSGPYGKLMYKSASIVTKLDHGRLIAAKINGRFWMYWGEIEVRVASSPDLIHWTPVEDKTHQPVVVMRRRPGRFDSAFPEVGPPAILTSKGIVLVYNGKNALPGEQPDPKLAAGAYAAGQALFSKDNPTELLHQLDEPSLYPERPYEKSGQYAAGTTFAEGLVFFHDTWFLYYGCADSFVAVATASAGNAGASY; translated from the coding sequence GTGGGGCTTCTTCGTTCTCTGCTTATTCTCTTTACGGCACTGAGTGCTGTGCCTGGTCTCGCTCAGAGCGCTGTTTCCGGGCAGGCGGACTGGGCGCTGGGCCCGTTTACCCGTCCCGTGGATGAGCCTATCCTCAAGCCGCAACCGAATAGCATTTTTCATGACCCGTTGAAGCCTGAACCGGCCCATTGGGAGGCGCTGCATACCTTCAACCCGGCGGCAGTGGTGCGCCACGGCAAAGTGATGGTGCTGTATCGCGCCGAGGACGATTCCGGATCGATGCAGATCGGTGGCCGCACTTCGCGACTTGGGCTGGCGGAGTCGGCGGATGGAATTCATTTCACGCGAATGCCGGAGCCGGTGTTTTATGCGCAGGAAGATAGCCAGAAGCCACGGGAATGGCCGGGCGGAGTGGAAGATCCGCGGCTGGTTGAGGCTCCTGACGGAACGTATGTTCTGACGTATACGCAGTGGAATCGAACGACGTATTCAATTGGCATAGCGACGTCGCCAGACCTCGTTTACTGGACCAAGCATGGCCCTGCGCTGGGCGATTCCGGGCCTTACGGCAAGCTGATGTACAAGTCGGCGAGCATTGTTACAAAGCTGGATCACGGGCGGTTGATCGCTGCGAAAATCAATGGCAGGTTCTGGATGTATTGGGGGGAGATCGAGGTGCGCGTGGCCTCCTCGCCTGACCTCATTCACTGGACGCCGGTGGAGGATAAGACGCACCAGCCCGTTGTCGTGATGCGACGTCGCCCGGGCCGGTTCGACAGTGCATTTCCAGAGGTCGGGCCGCCAGCCATTCTTACGTCGAAAGGTATTGTCCTTGTCTACAACGGGAAGAACGCTTTGCCGGGAGAGCAGCCTGACCCAAAGCTGGCTGCTGGTGCTTATGCGGCAGGGCAGGCCCTGTTTAGCAAAGATAATCCCACGGAGTTGCTGCACCAGTTGGATGAGCCCAGTTTGTATCCCGAGCGGCCCTACGAGAAGAGTGGGCAGTATGCTGCGGGCACGACCTTTGCCGAGGGATTAGTCTTCTTCCACGACACATGGTTTTTGTACTACGGTTGCGCGGACTCATTTGTCGCAGTGGCAACTGCCTCGGCCGGAAATGCTGGCGCCAGCTACTAG
- a CDS encoding CPBP family intramembrane glutamic endopeptidase — translation MTPQDEFQALQTPPEPPPIPQFAQAAASPEPAETRFLKWVVLGENGLRVGWSVALFLVLAFLGMGLFGAVAMLFAQKFFNINPRHLTATSTIYVEAIQLLGLLAAAAVAALNERRRILDYNLTGPNRVRHFFTGLVGGFAALSALVLALHAGGWLHFGPVSLSGATILQFGALWGIGFLLTGLGEEGMTRCYMLFTLARGINYWWAFGTVSCFSLFAYLNPQSNGSGGVYLMAALGVLPCLLLHLKKSPSAGFWESAWLTSTFFGYMHTFNAGESWIGIFSAAGIGFVFCVSVRLTGSAWWAIGFHAAWDWAQTFFYGTADSGMRPSGHYLTTIPSGLDFWSGGNAGPEGSILIVPVILLTLLALVLFYRRSRSQKGSESSTGSETPSPAAQPQLS, via the coding sequence ATGACTCCTCAGGACGAATTTCAGGCACTGCAAACACCGCCAGAACCACCGCCCATCCCACAATTCGCACAGGCGGCAGCATCTCCGGAACCTGCGGAAACCCGCTTCCTGAAGTGGGTAGTCCTCGGCGAAAACGGGCTGCGCGTCGGCTGGTCAGTTGCTCTTTTTCTCGTGCTGGCCTTTCTTGGCATGGGGCTTTTCGGCGCTGTGGCCATGCTGTTTGCGCAAAAGTTCTTCAATATAAATCCACGCCACCTCACCGCCACTAGCACGATCTACGTCGAAGCTATCCAGTTACTCGGCCTGCTTGCCGCAGCCGCGGTAGCCGCCCTCAACGAGCGTCGCCGCATCCTGGACTACAACCTCACCGGCCCGAACCGCGTGCGCCACTTCTTCACCGGCCTCGTTGGGGGCTTTGCCGCCCTATCCGCGCTTGTTCTTGCACTTCACGCCGGGGGATGGCTGCATTTTGGTCCTGTCTCGCTTAGCGGAGCAACTATCCTTCAGTTCGGAGCACTATGGGGTATCGGCTTTCTGCTCACCGGCCTTGGCGAAGAAGGAATGACCCGGTGCTACATGCTCTTCACCCTCGCCCGCGGTATTAACTACTGGTGGGCGTTCGGCACAGTCTCCTGCTTCAGCCTTTTCGCATACCTCAATCCTCAGAGCAACGGGTCCGGAGGCGTCTATCTCATGGCCGCTCTCGGCGTGCTTCCTTGCCTCCTGCTGCACCTGAAGAAATCGCCCTCTGCCGGTTTTTGGGAGTCTGCATGGCTCACATCCACCTTCTTTGGCTACATGCACACCTTCAACGCCGGGGAATCCTGGATCGGCATCTTTTCCGCCGCGGGCATTGGATTTGTCTTCTGCGTAAGCGTCCGCCTCACCGGTTCAGCGTGGTGGGCAATCGGCTTCCATGCTGCATGGGATTGGGCACAGACCTTCTTCTATGGCACGGCAGACAGCGGCATGAGGCCCTCGGGACATTACCTCACCACCATCCCATCCGGATTGGATTTCTGGAGCGGCGGCAACGCCGGACCTGAAGGCAGCATCCTGATTGTGCCTGTCATTCTGCTGACCCTTTTAGCTCTTGTCCTCTTCTATCGTCGCAGCCGATCCCAGAAAGGTTCAGAAAGCAGCACTGGCTCCGAAACTCCTTCCCCTGCAGCGCAGCCCCAGCTATCCTAA
- a CDS encoding polyprenyl synthetase family protein: MFVVDVKSLIREGAELTDQSLEALIPSASTIPVSIHGAMRHSTFAGGKRLRPVLAIQAAVAIAGTVPSGIGRLGAALEMLHTYSLIHDDLPALDNDDLRRGQPTCHVVFGEAIAILTGDALQTQAYEILAGLDCPPASTVEIIRLIAQATGTIDGMIGGQVLDLEGEHQKPTPELVEAIHRAKTGALIRVSVVAGGIFAGATPDQVARLDTFGRKAGLAFQIVDDVLDVTQDSAQLGKTAGKDLASDKATWPAVFGLEQSLKDADRLISEGFAALEPFGEKAEGLKAIARFLVERKN; encoded by the coding sequence ATGTTTGTAGTCGATGTGAAGTCCCTTATCCGCGAAGGCGCCGAGCTCACAGACCAGTCTCTGGAGGCTTTAATCCCGTCTGCCTCCACTATTCCCGTTTCGATTCACGGCGCGATGCGCCACTCCACCTTTGCCGGCGGCAAACGCCTGCGCCCTGTGCTCGCCATCCAGGCCGCTGTCGCTATCGCAGGCACTGTCCCATCGGGCATCGGCAGGCTGGGCGCGGCCTTGGAAATGCTGCACACCTACTCGCTCATCCACGACGATCTGCCCGCTCTCGATAACGACGACCTGCGCCGTGGGCAGCCCACCTGCCACGTTGTCTTCGGTGAAGCCATCGCCATTCTCACCGGAGATGCACTCCAGACCCAGGCTTACGAAATTCTCGCCGGTCTCGATTGCCCTCCCGCATCGACAGTCGAAATCATTCGCCTCATCGCCCAGGCCACCGGCACCATTGACGGCATGATCGGCGGCCAGGTACTCGACCTCGAAGGCGAACACCAGAAACCTACCCCCGAGCTCGTCGAAGCCATCCACCGCGCCAAGACCGGAGCCCTCATTCGTGTAAGCGTCGTCGCTGGCGGCATCTTTGCCGGAGCTACCCCTGACCAGGTCGCCCGTCTCGATACCTTCGGACGCAAAGCCGGTCTAGCTTTCCAGATCGTCGACGATGTTCTCGATGTCACCCAGGATTCTGCCCAGCTCGGCAAGACTGCGGGCAAAGACCTCGCCAGCGATAAAGCCACCTGGCCAGCCGTTTTCGGCCTCGAACAAAGCCTTAAAGACGCCGACCGCCTCATCAGTGAAGGCTTTGCCGCACTGGAGCCCTTTGGCGAAAAAGCCGAGGGATTGAAGGCCATAGCCCGCTTCCTTGTCGAACGCAAAAACTAA
- a CDS encoding HAD family hydrolase, which translates to MTDNKSVTSIHDRNTHDRAAAWALLTEWTQGESLRKHALGVETCALAYGEAEADRLGLTGQAREDLLTLYSTTALLHDFDYERHPSLEEHPFVGVGELARLGWPEATRTAILGHATYSGTPRVTHLDKTLFACDELSGFLTACALVKPSKAIADVEAASVRKKLKDKAFARGVNRQDVIQGAEELGIDLDAHIAFCLAAMQRRATELGL; encoded by the coding sequence ATGACTGATAACAAGAGCGTTACTTCCATTCATGACCGCAACACTCACGACCGGGCGGCTGCATGGGCTCTCCTCACCGAATGGACGCAGGGCGAAAGCCTGCGCAAGCATGCTTTGGGGGTAGAAACCTGCGCCCTCGCCTACGGCGAAGCGGAGGCAGACCGTCTCGGCCTCACGGGGCAGGCGCGCGAAGACCTGCTCACTCTTTATTCCACTACTGCCCTGCTGCATGACTTCGACTACGAGCGCCACCCTTCGCTTGAAGAGCATCCCTTCGTTGGCGTCGGGGAATTAGCCCGTCTCGGCTGGCCCGAAGCGACACGCACCGCCATCCTGGGCCATGCGACCTACTCCGGCACGCCGCGCGTCACGCATCTCGACAAGACCCTCTTCGCCTGCGACGAGCTCTCCGGCTTTCTCACCGCCTGCGCCCTGGTCAAACCGAGTAAAGCCATTGCCGACGTGGAAGCCGCCAGCGTACGCAAAAAACTCAAGGACAAAGCCTTTGCCCGGGGCGTAAACCGCCAGGACGTTATTCAAGGCGCGGAGGAGCTCGGCATCGATCTCGACGCTCACATAGCCTTTTGCCTAGCGGCAATGCAGCGCCGCGCAACCGAGCTGGGCCTGTAG
- a CDS encoding enoyl-CoA hydratase/isomerase family protein: MSHFQHILVESQKGVQTITLNRPEKRNALSPELIDELTQVFDDAANCDCGAVILTGAGSAFCAGLDMEHLETMNARTVDEHRRDSENMARVLRTLYEFPKPIIAAVNGPAIAGGMGLATLCDFTYATPDARFGYTEVRVGFVPAIVASFLTRQIGEKRTRELLLSGRIIKADEACRLGLVTRIVQPEELMPEACSLAQSLLQNSPEAMRAVKELLTSHSSNQIDEEIEEAIAANARQRSSEDFREGVRAFLEHRRPEWPSMHEKV, encoded by the coding sequence ATGAGCCATTTCCAGCACATTCTCGTCGAATCCCAAAAAGGCGTACAGACTATCACTCTCAATCGCCCGGAGAAACGAAACGCACTCAGCCCCGAACTCATCGACGAACTCACCCAGGTCTTCGACGACGCAGCCAACTGCGATTGCGGAGCCGTGATTTTGACGGGAGCCGGATCAGCCTTCTGCGCCGGCCTCGACATGGAACATCTCGAAACCATGAACGCGCGTACTGTCGATGAACATCGCCGCGACTCCGAAAACATGGCTCGCGTCCTGCGCACTCTCTATGAATTCCCCAAGCCAATCATCGCCGCTGTCAACGGACCGGCCATTGCTGGCGGCATGGGCCTCGCTACTCTCTGCGATTTCACCTATGCCACGCCGGATGCCCGCTTCGGCTATACCGAAGTCCGCGTTGGCTTCGTTCCGGCAATTGTCGCCTCGTTCCTGACCCGCCAGATCGGCGAGAAACGTACACGCGAACTGCTGCTGAGCGGCCGCATCATCAAGGCAGACGAAGCCTGCCGCCTCGGCTTGGTAACCCGCATCGTTCAACCGGAAGAACTGATGCCCGAAGCCTGCTCCCTAGCGCAAAGCTTGTTGCAGAATAGTCCTGAAGCCATGCGCGCCGTGAAGGAGCTGCTCACCAGCCACTCCTCCAATCAGATTGATGAGGAGATTGAGGAGGCAATCGCAGCCAATGCCCGCCAGCGCTCTTCGGAAGACTTCCGTGAAGGCGTACGCGCCTTCCTCGAACATCGGCGCCCGGAGTGGCCCAGCATGCACGAAAAAGTCTAA
- a CDS encoding metal-sulfur cluster assembly factor — protein MKRAPAVRLSPKPLTEDDIFTALRDCFDPEVKLNLVDLGLIYSVAVEPDPNSTPALPRQRVKVQMTLTTPQCPASGLIFEQVNNRLASMQQISKVEVDLVWEPKWTPHKISPDGRKQLGI, from the coding sequence ATGAAGCGAGCCCCAGCCGTGCGTCTCTCCCCTAAACCCCTCACCGAGGATGACATCTTCACCGCACTCCGCGACTGCTTCGACCCCGAAGTAAAGCTCAATCTCGTCGATCTTGGCCTGATTTACTCTGTCGCCGTCGAGCCTGACCCAAATTCCACACCAGCCTTGCCTCGCCAGCGTGTCAAAGTTCAGATGACGCTGACCACGCCGCAGTGCCCAGCCAGCGGCCTCATCTTTGAGCAGGTCAATAATCGCCTGGCAAGTATGCAGCAAATCAGCAAGGTTGAAGTAGATCTGGTCTGGGAGCCCAAATGGACTCCGCACAAGATCAGCCCTGATGGGCGAAAGCAGCTTGGGATTTAA
- a CDS encoding acyltransferase family protein, with amino-acid sequence MTLLRGLPSTTATGKPRIIALDSLRGLAALAVVLFHLNLALEGNPHNGRLHAIFQHVPLRYVLEGHFAVILFFVLSGFALSISIEKNFHYGIYLVRRLCRLMIPCIAAVLFAAAMYLLVSPQPIPELNRWFNTTMWMEPLTPGLVFRHILMTGSQTDSSLDNVLWSLVVELRISLVFPLLYFLVKGRTWIAVVAALIIQFFFSWLVTRGGNYPPQYNRNLVEALENFCYYVPFFVAGILARNHMEAIHRRIANLHPILALIMLTLAFQFMDTRSDIVKGLKAVLIICLCVNVPFLNRVLSIPLFAWLGRISFSLYLVHIIVLASLFHLFYGKLGYNLLCAMVIVVSLIVGWIFYLLVENPSIQLGRRLSAKKKPPVSLVGTSS; translated from the coding sequence TTGACCTTACTGCGTGGTTTACCCTCCACTACAGCGACAGGGAAGCCGCGCATCATTGCGCTCGATTCGCTACGCGGCCTAGCAGCCTTGGCAGTTGTCTTGTTTCACCTGAATCTTGCGCTCGAAGGAAATCCGCATAACGGGCGGTTACACGCGATCTTTCAACACGTCCCGTTGCGCTACGTGTTGGAAGGCCATTTCGCGGTCATCCTCTTCTTCGTGCTCAGCGGATTTGCCCTGAGCATCTCGATCGAAAAGAACTTCCACTACGGCATCTATCTGGTGCGCCGCCTGTGTCGGTTGATGATTCCATGTATCGCCGCTGTGCTGTTTGCGGCAGCTATGTATCTTCTCGTCTCACCGCAACCAATCCCAGAACTGAATCGATGGTTCAACACCACTATGTGGATGGAGCCGCTGACGCCCGGGCTGGTTTTCAGGCACATTCTCATGACAGGCTCGCAAACGGACTCTTCGCTGGACAACGTCCTTTGGAGTCTGGTCGTCGAGTTACGCATCTCGCTGGTCTTTCCTCTTCTCTATTTTCTGGTAAAAGGCAGGACATGGATTGCTGTCGTCGCAGCTCTGATAATCCAGTTTTTTTTCTCATGGCTGGTTACGCGTGGCGGAAACTATCCCCCACAGTACAACCGCAATCTTGTCGAAGCGCTGGAAAACTTTTGCTACTACGTGCCGTTCTTTGTCGCGGGCATTCTGGCACGTAATCATATGGAAGCCATTCATCGGCGCATCGCGAATCTCCATCCAATTCTTGCGCTCATCATGCTGACTCTGGCGTTCCAGTTTATGGACACGCGCTCCGATATCGTCAAAGGTCTCAAGGCAGTCCTGATCATCTGCCTGTGCGTGAACGTTCCGTTCCTGAACCGGGTGCTTTCGATCCCTCTGTTCGCGTGGCTGGGCCGCATCTCCTTCAGCCTCTACCTGGTTCACATCATCGTGCTCGCATCACTCTTCCATCTCTTCTATGGCAAACTCGGCTACAACCTGTTGTGCGCAATGGTTATTGTTGTTTCGCTGATCGTGGGCTGGATCTTTTATCTACTGGTCGAGAACCCATCCATTCAGCTCGGACGGCGCCTTTCCGCAAAGAAGAAGCCTCCTGTGTCCCTTGTCGGAACCAGTAGTTAG
- a CDS encoding phosphoesterase has protein sequence MRVRVFYHDKCFDGACSASLFTRFHRECVTADADYEYHGLVHRAGALFNEADFTGDENAIVDFKYSSSPKITWWFDHHLSAFLSPADHENFLACQQDALCANRKFFDPTYTSCTSYLAHIGETKFGFNTAPVAELIHWANIVDGALYESAESAVEMAAPAMKLTLIIEATQDPEFIPKLIPLLTEIPLAEVLEQPFVAKLLPPLLEQHEKAIALIRERSEYHDGTIFFDISDHLLEGFNKFIPYYLFPQATYSIGLSKSSFRTKVAVGSNPWTKANPDEMVNLAKVCERYGGGGHARVGAISFSPDRTDEAREAAKVIVAELRARDPFPGA, from the coding sequence TTGCGGGTTCGCGTTTTCTATCACGACAAATGCTTTGACGGAGCCTGCTCCGCTTCGCTCTTTACTCGGTTTCATCGCGAGTGCGTTACGGCGGATGCCGATTACGAGTACCACGGCCTCGTTCACCGGGCTGGCGCGTTATTCAATGAGGCTGATTTTACCGGCGACGAGAACGCGATTGTTGATTTCAAATACTCGTCTTCGCCAAAAATTACATGGTGGTTCGATCATCATTTGTCGGCCTTTCTAAGTCCCGCCGATCATGAAAACTTTCTGGCCTGCCAGCAGGATGCTCTTTGTGCAAACCGGAAGTTTTTTGACCCGACCTACACCTCCTGCACCAGCTACCTGGCGCATATCGGGGAGACAAAGTTCGGCTTCAACACGGCTCCCGTAGCCGAGCTGATCCACTGGGCCAATATCGTGGACGGCGCGCTGTATGAGAGCGCTGAATCGGCGGTAGAGATGGCTGCTCCGGCGATGAAGCTGACTTTGATCATCGAGGCTACACAAGACCCGGAGTTTATTCCGAAGCTGATTCCGCTGTTGACTGAGATTCCGTTGGCCGAGGTACTGGAGCAGCCGTTCGTGGCAAAGCTGTTGCCGCCGCTGTTGGAGCAGCATGAGAAGGCAATCGCGCTGATTCGGGAGCGAAGCGAATATCACGATGGAACGATCTTTTTCGATATCTCTGACCACTTGCTGGAAGGCTTCAACAAGTTCATTCCGTACTATCTCTTTCCGCAGGCAACTTACTCGATTGGGCTGTCGAAGTCGAGCTTCCGGACGAAGGTTGCCGTCGGATCAAATCCGTGGACCAAAGCTAATCCGGATGAGATGGTGAACCTGGCCAAGGTTTGCGAGCGGTATGGCGGCGGTGGTCACGCGCGGGTCGGGGCGATCAGTTTTTCGCCGGATCGCACGGACGAGGCACGTGAGGCGGCCAAGGTAATTGTTGCCGAGTTGCGGGCGCGGGATCCTTTTCCCGGGGCTTAG